The DNA region ATATGAAAATTAAAATTATCGACAAAACCACAGAAGCAGTAGTTGCTACCCCTACCCCTTCGGCACCCTGTTGCGCATTCATGCCTCTAAAACACCCCACAAGAGCAATTATCACGCCAAAAAACATGCTTTTTATCATCCCGCCAAACAAGTCATAAAATTCCATAAAAACCTTAATGGAGTTTAAATAGGTATAGCCACTAATTTTTGCATAACTTGTAGCTACAAAATAGCCTCCTACAGAGCCTAATATATTCCCGTAGATAACTAGAATTGGTAACATTAACAAACACGCCCAAACCCTAGGCACAACTAAATAACGCACGGGATTAACCGCCATTACCCGCAAAGCATCAATTTGTTCTGTAACCTTCATGCTTCCAATTTCCGCGGCAATTGCTGCGCCCACACGGCCAGCAACTACTACACCTGTAAGAACTGGTACCAACTCCCGCGCCATAGCAATGGCCACTACACCACCAACCGAAGCTGCGGCCCCAAACCGCACAAATTCTTTTGCGGTTTGCACCGCCAAAACCATTCCCGTAAATAAAATAGTTAATGTTACAATTGGCAATGATTGTACGCCTAATTTATACATTTGCCGGAGCATCTCTTTTAAATTAACCTGATTTAAACGTCGTAAACACTCTAAAAATAGTAACATTAGTTGCCCTACATAGGAGCAATATATTACTGTCATCTTACCAAGCGCATTTAAATAGTCCATTTTCTCATTCCTCATAAACTTTAAAATTCCTG from Succinispira mobilis DSM 6222 includes:
- a CDS encoding MlaE family ABC transporter permease; its protein translation is MDYLNALGKMTVIYCSYVGQLMLLFLECLRRLNQVNLKEMLRQMYKLGVQSLPIVTLTILFTGMVLAVQTAKEFVRFGAAASVGGVVAIAMARELVPVLTGVVVAGRVGAAIAAEIGSMKVTEQIDALRVMAVNPVRYLVVPRVWACLLMLPILVIYGNILGSVGGYFVATSYAKISGYTYLNSIKVFMEFYDLFGGMIKSMFFGVIIALVGCFRGMNAQQGAEGVGVATTASVVLSIILIFIFNYFLSVLLYV